The Herpetosiphon gulosus nucleotide sequence ATCGGCGAGGTTGACCGCGCCAGTGCGTTGCTCAACATTGCGTACTTTGGTGCGAATATTAACCGCAGGCATCGCCACATTAACAACTTCACCAGCGCCAGCGCCAGCAATTGGCTTGCCAACTTGGCGACGAACTGAGGCAATCGCTGGACGGGCAGCCCCAAAGCTCAGGCTGTTGATCACATTCGCGCCGTGTGATGGGCGAATAGCAGTCAATTGACCAGCTTCAACTCCAATGTTGGTCACATCAGGAGCAAGGCCAACACCCAATTCGGCAGCCAAGGCTCCTGTAAAATCGCGCATTTGCAACGACGAACCAGTCAAAAAGACTTCTGGTTGATGGGCTTCGATTGCAGCTTTGGCAGCAGCAACATAGCCATCGGTAGTATAGTGCGCCAAATTGGCATCATCTACTACATAGGCTTTGCTTGCGCCAGCAGCAAATGCTTGCTCAACCAAGCTCGCGGTATTGCTGCCAAGCACCAAGGCAGCCACTGCTTGACCAAGCGCATCGGCAATTTCTTTGCCTTTGCCCAATAATTCCTTGGAAATTGCCCCAACTTCGCCATTTTTATGTTCGATTAAGACCCAAACGCCACTAGCCATGAAAACACCTCATTGTGAAAGTCAAAAGTCAAAAGTCAAAAGTCAACGTCGAGATCATCAATCATGTAGAGCAAGTAGTTCATTGACATGAACTATTTTGCCTTCTGATTTTTGCCTTTTGATTTACTATAGGATTTGATTTTCAACCAATTTTTGCACTAAGCTGCTAACTTGGGTTTGCACGTTGCCACTGATCATCTCGCCAGATGGGCGGGCTGGTGGTGGTACACGATCAGCAACTTGGACATTACCAGCAACATCGCTGCCGCCAAGACCAAGGTCGCCTAAACTCCAGGTTGGGATTGGTTGCTTGCTGACTTTGCGAATCTTCAACAATGATGGGTAACGTGGCTCGTTCAAATCCTTGACGGCTGTCACAACAACAGGCAACGAGGCTTCGACCGTTTCGAGGGTATCTTCTAAGGCGCGATCAACCACAATGCTGCTTTCGGTTAATTCGTGCACTTTGAAAACATAGGTAAGTTGCGACCAACCAAGGAAGCGAGCCAAGGCTGGGCCAAATTGGCCGGTTTCGTCGTCGGTGCTTTGCTTGCCACAAAACACGATGTTAACATTATCGAGTTTCTTGATCGCGGCGGCAACAACTTTGGCAGCGCTTTGTGAATCAACATGTTCCAAAGCTGGGTCATTGATCAACACAGCTTCGTTTGCACCCATAGCCAAGGCTTTTTTGAGTGAATCAGTGGCATCATCGCTGCCAAGGCTGATCACGGTCACCTGGCCATCGTTCTTTTCGGCCCACTGCAAGGCTTCTTCAATCGCATATTCATCAAACAAATTGATAATTGGATTGATTCCGTCGGTGTTAATCTGCTTATCGGCAGTGATTTTCACACTATTTTGTTCAGGAACTTGCTTAACACAAACTACTGCGTGCATTCAAGAAACCTCCGTTGGTTTGCTGAGTGGCTCTTTTGCCACAAGCAGGCGCTGTGGCTTTGGCCATAGTATACCATAGACTCGCCGAACATGACGCACTGCGTTTAACTCCAAAAGCTCACTTATTTTGTACAATTGCTGTGCATTTGGCTGGCGTATACTCATAATAAGCCATGATCCGCCTGCCGCTGCCAGTGCTCCATGCCAGCACTTGGTTGATCGTGGCTGCTGAACGAGGAGTTTTTTGATGGATTTAAATGAGTTTGAATCGGTGCGTAGGCTGCGCAAAACCGCGTTTAAGTATTGTTGTGGCATTTCTTTAGGCGTAAGTATTTTCTTATTATTTATAAATATCATATTCTACGATACATTCATTTGGTATCTCGCATTATTGACGACTGTTTATAGCGCATTAATATTTTTATTTGAAGATAAATTCCTAATAAAAGGCTTGATTGTCAATTTAATGGGATTATTTTATATATTATTCTCAAATTTTCCCGAAACGGCAATAAATGTCGTAGAGAATTACAATGTATTACTATTAATCCCATTATCCATGGTTGGTTTGATATCAGGCTCATTTTATATGTTAGTATTCGGATTTATTGAGGCTACAATTATATTTGTAAATTTATTCATTATCAATTTACCTGATTATCATGTTGTAGCTTCAAATATGTTAATTACGGGAATCGCTTTTTTAGTAATTTGGTTTTTAGTACGATCTTTAGAAAATGCCCTGCGCCAATCATTGCATCTCCAAGCCAATTTGCAAGATTTGGTTGATGAGCGCACGGCTCAATTAGCTACTAGCGTCCAAGAGGCCAAATCGGCTCAGCGCATTGCCGAACAAGCCAACCTGCGCAAATCGCAATTTTTGGCTACCATGAGCCACGAATTACGCACCCCACTCAACGCAATCATCAACATGACCGAGTTTATCGATTGGTTTGGACCACTCAACAGTCAACAAAAAAGCTATCAGGATCAGGTTCGTGGTGCTGGCGAACATCTCTTGCACCTCATCAACGACATTTTAGACCTTTCCAAAATCGAGGCTGGCCGCGTCGAATTGCAATTCGGCCAAGTTGATTGTGGCGATATCGCCCAAGAAGTTTTGGAAACGGTACGACCGTTGGCTGAATCCAAGGGCTTACAGGTTAGCTATCACCACGCTGACGGCACTGGCTTAGCCTGGGCTGATAGTAAAGCAATTAAACAAATCGTCTTAAATCTGCTCTCAAACGCAATCAAATTTACTGAAACTGGCCAGATTCGGGTGGCGCTTGAGTTTTCAGCCACGACCGTCAACATCAGCGTGCACGATACAGGAATTGGCATTGCCCTTGAACAACAGCAATTTATCTGGGAATCGTTTCGCCAAATTCAAAGTGCTGACGACCGCGAATATGAAGGCACTGGTTTAGGAATGAGTATCACCAAACAACTCGTCGATTTGCATGGCGGCGACATTACCGTCGAGAGCGAGCTTGGCCAAGGAACCCAATTTCAGGTGTGTCTGCCCACCAAGACGGCATGGGAGCAACGTCACAAAAGTTATGTCAAATCAACAAGCGATCACACAATCTTGGTAGTTGATGATAATCCCAACACGGTTGCCGAATTTGGCCAGCAACTAGACGCAACCACTTGGAGCATCGTGAGTTGTTTAGATAGTCGCGAAGCGTTGGCGATCTATCAACAACAACACCCAGCGATCGTTGTGTTGGATGCAACCTTAGCCTTTGTCAGCGCTCACAGCTTGATCGCAGCAATCTTAGCCATCAACCCCGATCAAGCGCTATTAATCGTGACACCAACCAATGATTATAACGTGGGCTTGGAAGCATGGCCGAGTATTACCCGCCCATGGCCCCAAGCCTTGGATGCAGTACTGCACCAAACCCTTACACTGACCCAACAGCAGCAACAGCTCGCATCACTGCCCTAGCCGATAGGAGAACCAACGTTTTTAGGAGGAAGCATGCTTACCGCAACAACCCAAATCTCAGCAGGCGTGATTGAAGATAACCCGCAAAATCTAGAAATTGCGCGGGTTTGTCTGATTCATCAATTGCATGCCCACTATCAAGGTGGCTGGCGTTCAGGCCAGAGTTTCATCACCTGGCACAGCGAACATCTCAAAGTTGGCTTCGATCTTTTATTATTGGATATTCACATGCCCAAGGAGAGTGGCATCAAACTCTATCAAGAACTGCGTGAATTGCTGCCAAAAACCAAAATTATTGCTTGGACAGCCGATGTTGTGCCGCAGCGGGTTGTCTTATACCAACAAGTTGGCTTTGATGGTATGATCGGTAAACCAATTAATACCAAACGTTTTCCATTACAAATCCAGCGAATTTTGGCTGGCGAAGCTGTCTGGGAGATTTAACTGCTATGTTGGATAATGCCGAGCCAATTCTGCTGCTGGCTGAGGATGCTCAGACTGATGCCACGATTGTGCAGGTGATTGCCCAACGCTGTGGCTGGCAGGTTGTTTGGCTCAAAAGTCTCTTTGCAATGTGGCAATATTGTGTCAGCATGCTCGATCGTGAGCAGCCGCCGCTCAATTGCGTGATTATGCTTGATATGAAAATGCCTGATCCAGCATATCGCAATTTAGAAGGCTCGGTTTTAGCAACGTGGCTGAGCCATGCCATGCACGAACAACGCTTACAACCAGTGCCAATTTTTGGTATGACGACCGATAAAACTTTGCATCGCGAGTGGGAAGCCAAAATTGCTGGCTGTTATCAATTATTTGAAAAGCCTTTACGACCTGAACATTTTCAGCGTTTACAGCAAAGCTTAAATAATCCCATGCCGCCAACAATCGATGGCGTTGATCAAATTGCTTGTGAGATTATTCGAAAACAACATTTGGATATTATGCACACAGTGATTGCCGCTTATCAAAATCAAGCAGCATCAACTCCCGATGCTGCGTGGTCGTTGGATGAACTACGCGTGCTGTTGAGCCACCTCACCAATTCGATTTATTGCCCACGCCATTTGCAACAACAACGTGAGCACATTTTAGCGCGAGCGGGCGGCTTAATTCAGCTTCAGCGTTCGATCCGCGATTTTCTCACCAATCAACAACTTTCGACCTTTGAGCTAAAAATTCTCAATCGGATTTTGCAAGGCGTTTCGCAAGAGCGCATCGCAGCCCAAGAGGCGATTGGTCGGCGCAAACTTGAGGCAACAATTGAACATATTTTAGTGGCGTTTGGGCTTTTTCTCAGCAATTAATCCCCCCAAATGTACAATCTACATCCATTTGGGGGCTTTATACTGACAATTGAGCGATGAATAGGGGTTCTTTCAACGAAATCAGAAAGAACACACTCCACTGATGTGGAAACATATGGCGTAGTTATCCTAAAGGGTTTAGGGTTGCTACGCCGTTGGTTTTTAGGCTTGTAAGGCTTGTAACTGAGCATAGGCTCCATGTTGCTCGATCAAGGCTTGATGGCTGCCAACCTCAACAATTTGGCCATGCTCAATCACCACAATCCGATCAGCGTTGCGCACGGTCGAAAGCCGATGGGCCACGACAAAGGTGGTACGGCCTTGCATCAAACGTTCTAAGGCTTCTTGAATCAAGCCTTCCGAGATGCTATCCAGCGCCGACGTTGCTTCATCCAAAATCAATACCCGTGGGTTGCGAATCAAAGCTCGGGCAATTGCTAAGCGCTGACGTTGCCCACCGGAAAGCCGTGTGCCGCGCTCGCCAATAAGCGTATCGAGGCCATCAGGCATGTCGAGCACAAATTCCAAGGCATTGGCATCGCGCAAGGCTTGCTCAATTGTCGCTTCGCTCACATCATTCAAACCATAACAAATATTGTCGCGCACCGAGCCATCGAATAGCAAGGTTTCTTGCGAAACGACCGAGATATGGCGGCGATAGCTGCGCAAATCAATCGTTTGCAGATCATGACCATCAAGCAAAATTGTGCCTGCACTAGGCTGCAAAAAGCCAATTACCAAATTAAGCAGGGTTGATTTACCCGAACCCGATGGGCCAACGAAGGCAATCGTCTCGCCTGGCTGCACTTCCAACGTCACGTCGTAGAGCGATGAACGTTGGGTGTCGGGGTAGCTGAAATGCACATTATTAAATTGAAAACGCCCAGCAACTTGATTTAGGCGTTGTTTGCCTTCATTATCTTCAATATCATCGTTATCCAGAATTTCGCTGACCGATTGAACCGATTCCAAGCCTTTGCTAATTTGGGGCGCAAGGTTGGCTAGCTCCATCACCGCACCAGTTAAAATTGAGAAATAGCTGGTCATCAAAACCACATCGCCCACGGCCAAGGGCAAAAATTGGGTATAGCAAGCCCAAGCAGCGACGACTAAACACAAACCATTGAACAAGTTGAAACTGACCCACGAAGCCGCCCCAAATAGTGAATTGACCGCATCGAGGCGTAACCCAGCATGTTGAAACTGCACCAAGCGCCGATCAAGTTTGCGCATTTCTTCTTCTTCGGCGGCGTGCGCACGAGTGATTGGGATCAGTTGGATCATTTCACTCAATCGTGCAGCCAAACGCTCAACTTGATGCCGAAAAGCACTATTACTCGATTGAATTGGATTACGGGTGGTGCGCAACACAATTGCTGCCAGCGGCACGGTTGCCACAAAAAAGACTAAAAACCATGGTGAGCGAAAGGCCACCACAATAATTGCTGCCAGTAAATTTAAAATTGCCGCCGGAAAACTCTGAAACACATTGCGGGTTAATTGCTCGATAATCTCCACATCGCGCAGCACCTTGGCCTGCAACACCCCGCTACTGCGTTGATTGTAAAAACCAATTGAAATTAATTGAAGCTGCTGAGCTAACATCGAACGTAATTTACTTTCCATGCGGCGAATCGCACGGCTCAGCAAGCGAATATACACATACTGGGTTGGAATATTCTGCAATAACACAATTAACAACAAAAATCCATCAAACCATAAACGTCCAAGCCCGATCTGGCCTTGACTAGCAATAATATTAATAATGTCAGCAGTAATCAGCGGCATAATCCAAACTGGACTATGTTTAATAATATAGATCAGACTCGCCAGCGCTAATTTACCCCAATCCTCACGATATAAGATTAATAAAAGGCGCATGGGGTTTTGAGCAGTTGATTTGGCGGTGGCAGATGAACGGCGGGCGGCAAGAGATTGATTGGTCATCGGCATAGCGATACCCTACGTTTGCAAAACAATGATCGGCGCTACATTGCGTAACCCTAGTCTACCGCATATGTAAAAATTCGCATAGCACCCAGCTTGGCAGGCCATGATCAGGTTTTTAGCCACAATCAGCGCGATCAAAATAGGTTAACGTTGGCAGCTTAACCAGCTAAACCCATGATAAATAGCTTAATATTCATGGTTGATCGGTTCAAACAACCACTTTTTAATGCTTTATTTACCAAATTTCCTTAAAGTAGCTAAAAAAAGATTAAAAATCTGCTCTACTATTAGGATATGTCGTTTTTTCGATAAAAAGTTGACATTATTCCAAGTTCTTGTTATGATGCCCCCCATACCGTAGTCCTACCTACTTCCTAGTCCCCTACACGGTAATCCCAACTCAATTGTGGCAAATAAACCATCGTAACCTTGTGGGCACTCCCATAAGTTGCATTTGCTTTGCCAAAAGCGATATTTGGTTGCCACAAGCGAAAACATCACCGGATCGATATATTTAGGAATCAGCCAGCTCTCCCTCATTCACATTCCTAAATCGACCAGTAAACCATTGGCAAATCTTGCCAAATCACACAACCCTTAATCAATAAATCGGATGGATGTTCGGCTAGGTGTCTCGTTAAATTATCTGAATTAGCATTGGTTCAGATGCATTTAATCAAGTCATTACTGATCGTTTAAGGCGTTAATCAAGGCTTGATCAACGCTGGTTGCGGCTATTCATCGCAATAGCTTGAATTGCATGCTCAATGGGTATGCAAGGTAGTTAAGTTCGGCCAAAATTTAGCCTAAGGCTAAATTAAGTTCCAGCAGCTAGCTTAACTAAGCTTTGCTATACCCAAAATACTGCATCCTCTCAAAAATTCATGTGGCGCTACAATTTAGGAAGGAGTCATCAGTGATCTTAATCATCACCAAGCTTTTAACCGATACAACTGTGGTTAGTGTCCGTGAGCTTTTAGAGACCCAAGGTCAAGAGGTTGTGGTCTTAAGTCAAGAGGTTATGGAACAAAACGCCTCATTACGGATCAATCAGACTGCTGATGGTCAAGCTCAGGCAATTTTACGCTTAGATGAGCGTGAAATAAACTTTGCTACCGATGTCAGCGCTGCATGGATTTGGCGCAGCTGGCGACCAGAGCCACTGCTTGAACGCTATCAGCCATTAGTCAAACAAGCCGATGAATGGAATTTCTTTTCCAATGAATGGGGCGCATTATACAAGGGTATCGTTTTAGCGCTCAAATGTCATAATATTTTCTGCGTCAATCCACCACCATTTCACGAAGCATTTGAAGAAAAATGCGGTCAATTATGGACAGCTGCTGATGTTGGCTTTAAAATCCCAGATACATTATTTACAGCACATCTGCCATATGCACAAGATTTCTACGAGCAACACGCCGAATCAATTATTTATAAGCCATTCCGTCCATTCTTCAAAATGATCCCTCAAAAAGATGAAGAACCAAGCAAAATTGCCAAATTGTTGACTAATCGGGTTTCTAAGCAACACTTTACTAATGCACGCAATGCAATTCCTACTCCTGGGATTTTCCAACCCTACGTTGAAAAAGCCTTTGAATTGCGGATTGTCGTGGTTGGTCGTGAAATTTTTAGCTGTGCAATTCACTCGCAAAGTAGCGAACGTGCTCGCGAAGACTGGCGACGCTACGATATTCCCAACACGCCGCATCAAATCTATGCATTGCCCAATGATTTGGCCGCCAAAGTTCGCACCTATATGGATCGGCTGAACTTGGTGTTTGGTAGCATTGATATGATTGTCACCCCCGAAGGCGAGCATATTTTCCTCGAAATCAACCCCAATGGCCAATTCGATTGGATTGATCGCCTGACGGGCATGCCAATTTATGAACATTTTGCAGCAATGTTGCAAGCTGCCAGCATCGATTATCCAATTCCTTTGGCTCAGGAGGCTGTTAATGCTCAGTAAGACGTTAATTTACCGCCGCTTACCATGGATTCGTGCTTCGGAAGGACGCGATTGCGGCCCTTCGGTCTTTGCATCAGTAGCACATTTCTACAAGCATCGAATTACCTTGGAGCAAGCGCGAGCGTTGGTTGGAGCCGATCGAAATGGCACAAGTTTGGCAGGTTTGCGTGATGGTGGTCGGGCAATTGGGCTTGAATCACGGCCTGCTCAAGCGATTTATAGCGCCTTACAACATATACAATTGCCAGCAATTGCCCACCTCAAGGGTGGCGAAGGCCATTATGTCGTGATTCACAAATGGTCACCAACCTCAGTGATTGTGCTTGACCCCAGTCGTGGCTTGCGCACGCTCAGCAAAGCTGAATTTGAGGCCATGTGGAGCGGCTATTTAGTTGAATTTAAGCCCACCGCAGCGCTCAAACCTCGCGATATGGATGTTAAACCGTTCAAAACGCTCTTGCAGCTCGCCCGCCAGCACAAACTCATTTTGGGCATTGTGCTCTTTTTCGCCTTGCTTGCAACCTCGTTAGGCTGGGTAACCTCGTTTTTTATGCAAATCTTGATCGACTCGATTATCCCAAATCAGGATCAAGCGCTGCTTTTCGCCTTAGGTTTAGGGTTGATTCTCGTTAGTGTGTTTCAATCAGCGCTCCAATTTGGCCGTTTATGGCTTAGTGCCAAGGTTGGGCAGCATGTCCATCAAACCTATTCAGCCCAATATATTGATCGTCTGTTACGCCTACCCATGAAAGTATTTGATGTTCGCTGTATCCCTGGCCTCGTGTTGCGGGTTACCCAAGCCGATGGCGTGCAATTAGCGCTTTCTGAAGGATTAATCACCATTTTGGCCGATGTAGCAATGTTTCTGACTGCATTAGGGATTATCGCATTCTACAACCCAATTGCTGCCTTGATTGCTGCTGCTGCCTTACCACTTGTTTGGTTTGTTTTATTCGCATTGAATGATCGGGTTTATAATGCTCAATTAGCCTCGATTATTCGAATGGAAGAATTTACTTCGCAGATGGTCGATGTATTTGATTGTGTTCGAACAATCAAAGTATTTGGCGCTGAGACTGAATATAAAGCCTTACTCAACGAAAAATTAGCTAATTTCACAAAATCTCGCATGGACAGCCGAGTTAATATCGCATTGCCCAGCGCATGGAGCGTCTTAGCAACCTCATTAATTACTGCCTCGATTTTATGGTATGGCAGCAGCCAAGTATTTGCTGGGCGCATGACTCCAGGCGAGTTAGTTGTTTTGTTTGGGATGGTCGCATTTTATCTCCAACCAATCCAACGTTTACCTGCCACAATTCTCAATCTGCGAACCGCTTTATTGGGCATTGAACGGATGGATGAAATTACAACCTTACCAGACGAAGCTTCACGAACAAGCGAACCAATCGCATTGGCAGAAGTCAAGGGCGAAATTAAGTTCAATGATGTGCATTTTGCCTATATGCGCAACAAAATGGTGCTGAAAAAGCTCAATTTTGAAATCAAGCCTGGCGAAACTGTAGCAATTGTTGGGGAAACAGGCTCAGGTAAGACCTCATTAGCCAACTTGATCGCAGGTTTTTATCTCCCAACTCACGGCGATGTATTAATTGATGGCATCAGTACGCGCAATATCGACCCCGATGAATTACGGCGCTCGATTAGCGCTGTCTTTCAAAATACGCGGCTGTTGCAACAATCGATTCGCGAGAACATTACATTGATGCGCGATACCGATTTAGAATTAATTCGCAATGCAGCCAAAATTGCTCAGGCCGATGAATTTATTTCAGGCCAAATGTATGGCTATGAGTCGCAAGTAGCACGTGGTGGCGATAATTTCTCCTCTGGTCAAGGCCAACGCATCACGCTTGCCCGCGCATTGCTCAAAAATGCACCAATTTTAATTCTCGATGAAGCCACTAGCAACTTGGATAGCGCCACCGAGCAAGGGTTTTTACAAGCCCTCGAAGATAATCGAGCTGGCCGCACTACCGTGGTGATCGCCCACCGTCTGAGCACCATTTTACGCGCCGACCGCATTTTGGTGATGGAGAATGGCGAAATCATCGAATCCGGCAGCCATGACCAACTTGTAGCTCAAGCTGGCCATTACTACAACTTGATCAAAGGCCAAATCACCAAGCCAACCCCCGAGCCAATTGCCATGCCCGAAACCCATTTGAATCAACTCGCGGCCTAGGAAGGAACTGCGAAGCCTGCTACCTTGGATTCAAGGTAGCAGGCAGGTTGAACTTGCCTCGCATTACTAGCGGTCAACTATCATCAAGTAAGGAGGGTGTAAATTTTAACATACTATCAATAATTAAGCCTGATAGTGTGTAATTCTAAGAGTATTTTATTAAAAGAACAATTAAATTCTATCACTACCAATAAGTAGCGACAATTAATTAAGCTATTTTTGGATATATTCATTTAATAATACGTATAATTTTATAAAAGTAAATATCATTATATAATCATAAAAATACACAAATTAATCTTGACATATGCGAAAATATTTCTATAATCATGCTCATTGCTGGAATTGAACAAGAATCTATTGTTCAACAATTAATCGAATAAATTTAGAGGAGGATCAACAATGCGTGATCACACAATGCTGGTAGGAAAAACCGAAGATGTAATCATTTTCGGCCTGACCTACCTCGAAGAAGAAGCTGCTGAAATTCAAGATGTCGTTGGCTGTTTGATGCCAATTGGCAGCGAAGGCTATACCGTTACAGGTTGTGATGATTCCGACGGCGGAAATCCAGGCGAAATGATTCCCTAATTACGCTTGAATCGATGCTTGTAGCTAATTTTTCTAAAGGAGTCCTAATTATGGAATTCGAGAACACCAAAATCGAAGAACTGCCAGTCATCTTCGGCCTGACCTATCTTGAAGAAGAAGCTGCTGAAATCGAAGATATCGTTGGCTGTTTGCTGCCAATCGATGGCTATTCGGGCACCAGCTGCGACGACGTTGACGCAATTCCCTAGTTCAATTCCAATTCTTTCCGCTATCAATAATTGTGTGTAAAGGAGTGATCTTAATGGAATTTGAGAATACCAAAACCGAACAACTGCCAGTAATCTTTGGCCTGACCTACCTCGAAGAAGAAGCTGCCGAAATTGATGATGTCGTTGGCTGTATTATGCCAATCGATGGTTATTCAGGCACAAGCTGTGATGACAGCGATCAAGGCTATCAGATTCCTTAATACGTTTCGTTTGCTGTCGGTTTATTTTTAGCTATTGTGTAAAGGAGTCCAATTCATGGAATTCGAGAACACCAAAATCGAAGAGCTGCCAACAATTTTCGGCCTGACCTACCTCGAAGAAGAAGCTGCCGAAATTGAAGATATTGTTGGTTGTATCGTCATTAATGGCTTCTCGGGCACAAGCTGCGACGATAGCGACGATGGATATCTGATTCCCTAATCAATTGAGCTGAAGTGTTATCTAATGTGTGTAAAGGAGTCCTATTCATGGAATTTGCAAACATCAAAACTGAAGAACTGCCAGTAATCTTCGGCCTGACCTACCTTGAAGAAGAAGCTGCTGAAATTGAAGATGTTGTTGGTTGTATTGTGATCAACGGTTATTCAGGTACAAGCTGCGATGATAGCGACGTTCCTCCAGGTACTCAGATTCCCTAAATCCTCATTTAAGTATTAATTGGTACATTCCAGCAATCAAGCGAGCCATGGTTTTCCATGGTTCGTTTTGTTTTAGTATCGATTCAACTTAGCTATAATCATATAATGACCAATATATTTAGTAATTAGGATTAATAAATTATCACAGTCAATAACCATTAAATATATTTCATCCTGAGAATGTTGGCAAGAACCAACTACGGCAGTGCATTTCATAACTTACTGCTAGTTGTTCCATATCCAGCCAGCAAAAAATAATATCACTATACGTTATTGAATCAACTAAGTTAACTGGTTTTTCAGCCCATTTTGATTCCCAAATCGGTTCATCATAATGTTCATGCTTCTGAGCTTTTTTATGCATTTTTGGATCGACAAATCCATGATCTGCCAAATGTACAAATTTATGATAAAGCTGAATAATTGGTTTCCATAGCCGGCAAGTCTGCCAGAAATCATAGTGAATATTGATTCGGGCAAATATGCGTGCTTGGTTGATTAATTCAGTATCTTTCAAAGAATCCAATCGAGCTTTTTGCGCACGAAACGCGGAAAATGCTGCTAATAGTTTAGGGCGTTTGGCATAAAACCCTAAAATGTCGATTGTCAAATCATTATTTCCTAGGCGATTTTTAGCTGGAATAAAGATTGTTGTATAGGTAGCATCATTAAATTGACCATTTTGGGACGGCAAGTTGATTTTATCAATATAATCGTTCAGACAAACCCAAAAGACGTTTTTTGTTTGTTGATCAATTAATAATGCTAAAACTGGCCGACTTGCGCCTAAACTATGAATTATTTTAAGCAAACTAGTAGGGATATTCATAGGAAGCACTTCTAATTGATTTGGTTCCAAGTTACGCATAATTGGATGATGCGGTGGTGGGATTTCCAAGACCTGTGGTTCGATAGGAGTTGTCCAATCAAGATAACACAGCAATTCTTCCCCAATCCAAGGCTGAATTTCGGCTTGATTGATAGCTACACCAGCAATTTCAATGTTTATATGCAAACCGAGTTGCGGCAGATACTCGCTAATCTGCCAAGTATGTGGCAAAGCTTGACGCACCATTGCTACTATTTCTAGCTTCGACTTGGGATAGCTTGGCACAGTACTCCAGTTGATCGGCAATGGCAAAGCTGGGATATTTGCCCGAAATTCAGCCAATGGTTGAAGTTGATCAATACATGTTGGGCACGTTTGAACAATCGTCCGCAGCCAAGCATAAATTGGCTCAAAACTGTTCGAATCTAAGGCCGAACAGTAAACGGGTTGATGTGGCCGTCCATGTGGATCAATTTTGGCCATCAATGGCGCTAGCAGATTAACGCTTGCAAGATCAGCTTTTGTGAGCACCCATAGCTATGGCAACGTATCTTGTCAACGACCCTGCAAATTATTGTAACCCATCCCCAACCTACAACGTCTAAAGCAACGCTGAGTGTTAACGTTTGGAGGTTTGGCATGCAACGCAAACAATTATTTTGGCATTGGGCTGGCGCGGGGCTGGCGGGGGTTTTGTTACTCGTTGGTTGTGGTAGGCTACAAAAAACAAGCTACGCAGCAGGCCAATCGCTTGCCGCAATTACTCCCACTAGTGGCTATAATTTTCT carries:
- a CDS encoding ABC transporter ATP-binding protein: MTNQSLAARRSSATAKSTAQNPMRLLLILYREDWGKLALASLIYIIKHSPVWIMPLITADIINIIASQGQIGLGRLWFDGFLLLIVLLQNIPTQYVYIRLLSRAIRRMESKLRSMLAQQLQLISIGFYNQRSSGVLQAKVLRDVEIIEQLTRNVFQSFPAAILNLLAAIIVVAFRSPWFLVFFVATVPLAAIVLRTTRNPIQSSNSAFRHQVERLAARLSEMIQLIPITRAHAAEEEEMRKLDRRLVQFQHAGLRLDAVNSLFGAASWVSFNLFNGLCLVVAAWACYTQFLPLAVGDVVLMTSYFSILTGAVMELANLAPQISKGLESVQSVSEILDNDDIEDNEGKQRLNQVAGRFQFNNVHFSYPDTQRSSLYDVTLEVQPGETIAFVGPSGSGKSTLLNLVIGFLQPSAGTILLDGHDLQTIDLRSYRRHISVVSQETLLFDGSVRDNICYGLNDVSEATIEQALRDANALEFVLDMPDGLDTLIGERGTRLSGGQRQRLAIARALIRNPRVLILDEATSALDSISEGLIQEALERLMQGRTTFVVAHRLSTVRNADRIVVIEHGQIVEVGSHQALIEQHGAYAQLQALQA
- a CDS encoding peptidase domain-containing ABC transporter, with product MLSKTLIYRRLPWIRASEGRDCGPSVFASVAHFYKHRITLEQARALVGADRNGTSLAGLRDGGRAIGLESRPAQAIYSALQHIQLPAIAHLKGGEGHYVVIHKWSPTSVIVLDPSRGLRTLSKAEFEAMWSGYLVEFKPTAALKPRDMDVKPFKTLLQLARQHKLILGIVLFFALLATSLGWVTSFFMQILIDSIIPNQDQALLFALGLGLILVSVFQSALQFGRLWLSAKVGQHVHQTYSAQYIDRLLRLPMKVFDVRCIPGLVLRVTQADGVQLALSEGLITILADVAMFLTALGIIAFYNPIAALIAAAALPLVWFVLFALNDRVYNAQLASIIRMEEFTSQMVDVFDCVRTIKVFGAETEYKALLNEKLANFTKSRMDSRVNIALPSAWSVLATSLITASILWYGSSQVFAGRMTPGELVVLFGMVAFYLQPIQRLPATILNLRTALLGIERMDEITTLPDEASRTSEPIALAEVKGEIKFNDVHFAYMRNKMVLKKLNFEIKPGETVAIVGETGSGKTSLANLIAGFYLPTHGDVLIDGISTRNIDPDELRRSISAVFQNTRLLQQSIRENITLMRDTDLELIRNAAKIAQADEFISGQMYGYESQVARGGDNFSSGQGQRITLARALLKNAPILILDEATSNLDSATEQGFLQALEDNRAGRTTVVIAHRLSTILRADRILVMENGEIIESGSHDQLVAQAGHYYNLIKGQITKPTPEPIAMPETHLNQLAA
- a CDS encoding herpeto-tandem family RiPP (Members of this family are commonly found in the genus Herpetosiphon, encoded by tandem genes.) translates to MRDHTMLVGKTEDVIIFGLTYLEEEAAEIQDVVGCLMPIGSEGYTVTGCDDSDGGNPGEMIP
- a CDS encoding herpeto-tandem family RiPP (Members of this family are commonly found in the genus Herpetosiphon, encoded by tandem genes.) encodes the protein MEFENTKIEELPVIFGLTYLEEEAAEIEDIVGCLLPIDGYSGTSCDDVDAIP
- a CDS encoding herpeto-tandem family RiPP (Members of this family are commonly found in the genus Herpetosiphon, encoded by tandem genes.), with the protein product MEFENTKTEQLPVIFGLTYLEEEAAEIDDVVGCIMPIDGYSGTSCDDSDQGYQIP
- a CDS encoding herpeto-tandem family RiPP (Members of this family are commonly found in the genus Herpetosiphon, encoded by tandem genes.) → MEFENTKIEELPTIFGLTYLEEEAAEIEDIVGCIVINGFSGTSCDDSDDGYLIP